A DNA window from Roseovarius sp. Pro17 contains the following coding sequences:
- a CDS encoding VWA domain-containing protein, producing MPEYPDLDIPENPKLALNIAHFARALRRAGMPVGTGRIIDAVRAVAAAGFTSRTDFYWTLHATCVTRPEHRAVFAQIFRLYWRDPRFLEHMMAMLLPAMRGLNEDRAAQAAEKRAAEALLDGAEAPERDAPDDGDDALIEIDASATHSARERLRSLDFEQMSTDEIAQARRMLAELTLPVPPLPSRRMGTDARGRVLDAARTMRLAMRRDGEITQIARRTPRRRPPDLVVLCDISGSMSQYSRMVLHFVHAVANTRAHSEAGAKGGWGQVHAFTFGTRLSNITRHLATRDVDAALAAAGREVQDWEGGTRIGDCIAAFNRDWSRRVLGQGALVLLITDGLDRGAPDALAAQMQRLHLTARRLIWLNPLLRWDGFAPKAQGIAAMLPHVDAVLPCHSVATLEDLAGVLAAPAHAGEKARLMRLR from the coding sequence ATGCCCGAATACCCAGACCTCGACATACCGGAAAACCCGAAACTGGCGCTGAACATTGCCCATTTCGCGCGCGCGTTGCGTCGGGCCGGGATGCCTGTCGGCACGGGCCGAATCATCGACGCAGTGCGCGCTGTGGCCGCAGCCGGTTTTACCTCGCGCACAGACTTCTACTGGACGCTTCATGCGACATGCGTGACGCGACCCGAACATCGCGCGGTGTTTGCGCAGATCTTTCGCCTCTATTGGCGCGATCCGCGTTTCCTTGAACATATGATGGCCATGCTGCTGCCAGCCATGCGCGGGCTGAATGAGGATCGCGCCGCGCAAGCGGCCGAAAAACGCGCGGCTGAGGCGCTGCTTGACGGGGCCGAGGCGCCCGAGCGCGATGCGCCCGACGACGGCGATGATGCGCTGATCGAGATCGACGCCAGCGCCACCCATTCCGCGCGCGAGCGTCTGCGCTCTCTCGATTTTGAGCAGATGAGCACAGATGAGATCGCTCAGGCACGCCGGATGCTGGCGGAACTGACCCTTCCGGTGCCGCCGCTGCCCTCGCGCCGGATGGGCACCGACGCGCGAGGCCGGGTTCTGGACGCTGCGCGCACCATGCGCCTCGCAATGCGCCGGGACGGCGAGATCACGCAGATCGCCCGACGCACCCCACGCCGTCGACCGCCCGATCTGGTGGTGCTGTGCGACATCTCTGGCTCGATGAGCCAATATAGCCGCATGGTGCTGCATTTCGTCCATGCCGTTGCCAACACCCGCGCGCATAGCGAGGCGGGGGCAAAGGGCGGCTGGGGTCAGGTCCATGCGTTTACCTTTGGCACGCGGCTGAGCAATATCACACGCCATCTGGCCACACGCGATGTCGATGCTGCCCTCGCTGCTGCCGGGCGCGAAGTGCAGGACTGGGAGGGCGGCACGCGCATCGGCGACTGCATCGCCGCATTCAATCGCGACTGGTCGCGTCGGGTGCTGGGGCAGGGCGCTTTGGTGCTGCTGATCACCGATGGGCTTGATCGTGGCGCACCGGATGCGCTGGCCGCACAGATGCAGCGGCTGCATTTGACAGCGCGGCGGCTGATCTGGCTGAACCCGCTGCTGCGCTGGGACGGCTTTGCGCCCAAGGCACAGGGCATTGCGGCGATGCTGCCGCATGTGGATGCCGTGCTGCCGTGCCATTCGGTCGCCACGCTCGAGGATTTAGCGGGCGTGTTGGCGGCGCCGGCCCATGCGGGCGAAAAGGCGCGCCTGATGCGCCTGCGCTAA
- a CDS encoding MoxR family ATPase: protein MTQVGDIEDVQTMLAGEGYVCGRALATALFLALRLGKPLFLEGEPGTGKTEIAKAIAAALGRRLIRLQCYEGLDASSAVAEWNFTAQMIALRAAEAGGQAGGAALKDQLFTEEFLIARPLLQAMRPQPGGAPVLLIDEMDRTDAPFEAFLLEALSDYQVTIPELGTIKAAEPPIVILTSNRTREVHDALKRRCLYAWVDYPDFEREAQILAARAPELPEQLSREVVAFVQALRTEDLFKKPGVAETIDWAKCLLALDAVALSPQVIADTLGALLKYQDDIAKLNGSEAARILERARAAIGPA, encoded by the coding sequence ATGACGCAAGTTGGCGATATTGAGGACGTTCAGACCATGCTGGCGGGCGAGGGGTATGTGTGCGGGCGCGCGCTGGCCACCGCGCTCTTTCTAGCGCTGCGTCTGGGCAAACCGCTGTTTCTGGAGGGCGAACCCGGCACCGGCAAGACCGAAATCGCCAAGGCGATCGCCGCCGCCTTGGGCCGCCGTCTAATTCGCTTGCAATGCTATGAGGGGCTGGATGCGTCCAGCGCCGTGGCCGAGTGGAACTTTACCGCGCAGATGATCGCCCTGCGCGCTGCCGAAGCGGGCGGGCAGGCGGGCGGCGCGGCGCTCAAGGATCAGCTTTTCACCGAAGAGTTCCTGATCGCACGTCCGCTCTTGCAGGCCATGCGGCCCCAACCCGGCGGTGCGCCGGTGCTGCTGATCGACGAGATGGATCGCACCGATGCCCCGTTTGAGGCGTTCCTGCTTGAGGCGCTCAGCGATTATCAGGTTACCATACCAGAACTGGGCACGATCAAGGCCGCCGAGCCGCCCATCGTCATCCTGACCTCGAATCGCACCCGCGAGGTGCATGATGCGCTCAAACGGCGCTGCCTATATGCATGGGTCGACTATCCGGATTTCGAGCGTGAGGCCCAGATCCTCGCCGCTCGCGCCCCCGAACTGCCCGAACAACTCAGCCGCGAGGTTGTCGCCTTCGTTCAGGCCCTGCGCACCGAGGATCTGTTCAAGAAGCCCGGCGTCGCCGAGACGATAGACTGGGCCAAGTGCCTGTTGGCGCTGGATGCCGTCGCGCTAAGCCCGCAGGTCATCGCCGATACGCTGGGCGCGCTGCTGAAATATCAGGACGACATCGCCAAGCTAAACGGCAGCGAGGCCGCTCGCATCCTCGAGCGCGCCCGCGCCGCCATAGGGCCGGCGTGA
- a CDS encoding phosphoadenosine phosphosulfate reductase, with translation MKEAPNTFDMPLSGLSDRDAWLDRVAEVAGDDGYVERLGARHAAIFIEDKPTLLVTFETHQGIIGQSRDAQPMGWDMAKALAWSHLCLVSDGDTWFRDKAVYGYFDRLIDDGFFEDFEQVIFYGAGPCGYAAAAFSVAAPGAKVVALAPQATLDPRVTEWDDRYRHMRGTSFTDRYGYAPDMLDAASEAFILYDPEEHLDAMHAALFARKGVTLFRMRFMGPELEKGLMRLSILFRILAQVSAGKLDRVALARLFRARRRDGGYQFTLLQRLKADARPYLVVVLARKVLEQRNARPFRKALDAAIEVAEESGLRLPPPPLPAPEPIGEEHE, from the coding sequence ATGAAAGAAGCGCCCAATACCTTCGACATGCCGCTGTCGGGCCTCTCGGACCGTGACGCCTGGCTGGACAGGGTGGCCGAGGTCGCTGGCGACGATGGCTACGTCGAGCGGTTGGGTGCGCGGCACGCGGCAATATTCATTGAAGACAAGCCGACCTTGCTGGTGACCTTCGAAACCCATCAGGGAATCATAGGGCAATCGCGCGACGCGCAGCCGATGGGCTGGGACATGGCCAAGGCGCTGGCATGGTCACATCTGTGCCTCGTGTCGGACGGCGACACATGGTTTCGCGACAAAGCGGTATATGGCTATTTTGATCGGCTGATCGACGACGGTTTCTTTGAGGATTTCGAGCAAGTTATTTTTTATGGCGCTGGCCCTTGCGGCTATGCTGCTGCCGCGTTTTCGGTCGCGGCACCGGGCGCCAAGGTTGTGGCACTGGCGCCGCAGGCGACGCTGGATCCGCGCGTCACGGAATGGGACGACCGCTACCGCCACATGCGCGGGACCTCATTCACCGACCGCTATGGCTATGCGCCCGACATGCTGGACGCCGCCTCGGAGGCGTTCATCCTCTACGATCCCGAAGAGCATCTGGACGCGATGCACGCCGCCCTCTTTGCGCGCAAGGGGGTCACGCTCTTTCGGATGCGTTTTATGGGGCCCGAGCTGGAGAAGGGGTTGATGCGCCTCTCGATCCTCTTTCGCATTCTCGCGCAGGTCAGCGCGGGCAAGCTGGACCGCGTGGCACTTGCGCGGCTCTTTCGCGCGCGGCGGCGCGATGGCGGCTATCAATTTACGCTGCTGCAGCGGCTAAAGGCGGATGCGCGTCCCTATCTGGTGGTTGTCCTGGCGCGCAAGGTGCTGGAGCAGCGCAACGCACGCCCCTTTCGCAAAGCATTGGATGCGGCAATCGAGGTGGCCGAAGAGAGCGGACTCCGCCTGCCCCCACCGCCCCTCCCGGCACCTGAGCCGATCGGCGAAGAACACGAATAG
- the pyrC gene encoding dihydroorotase, producing MTHQLTLRTPDDWHLHLRDGAMLRAVLPYSAAHFARAIIMPNLVPPVVTGADAVAYRDRILSARPAGSDFTPLMTLYLTEETDAGDVAAAHASGLITAVKLYPAGATTNSASGVADFSRVQDVLERMAEIGLPLCVHGEVTDSDIDIFDREAVFIDRVLDPLRTRVPGLKVVMEHITTSQGVDYVKAHDKDLAATITTHHLVINRNHILAGGIRPHYYCLPVAKREEHRLALRAAATSGDARFFLGTDSAPHTDPAKLQPCGCAGCFTAPNTMAILAHVFNEDGALEWLESFTSLNGPAFYGLPPNEGTITLLKEAQDMLMPTHIKTEDGPVTIFDPGFTPGWHVSDVSFG from the coding sequence ATGACCCATCAGTTGACTCTGCGCACCCCCGACGACTGGCACCTGCACCTGCGCGATGGCGCGATGTTGCGCGCCGTCCTGCCCTATAGCGCGGCGCATTTCGCGCGCGCCATTATCATGCCGAACCTCGTGCCGCCGGTCGTGACCGGCGCCGATGCCGTAGCCTACCGTGACCGTATTTTGTCCGCGCGCCCGGCCGGCAGCGATTTTACCCCTCTGATGACGCTCTATCTGACCGAAGAGACCGACGCCGGTGACGTCGCCGCTGCACATGCATCTGGTCTCATAACGGCGGTCAAGCTTTACCCGGCGGGCGCCACGACCAATTCGGCCAGCGGCGTCGCCGATTTTTCGCGCGTGCAGGATGTGCTGGAACGCATGGCCGAGATCGGTCTGCCCTTGTGTGTGCACGGCGAGGTGACAGATTCCGACATCGACATTTTCGATCGCGAGGCGGTGTTCATTGACCGCGTTCTGGATCCTCTGCGCACCCGCGTGCCGGGACTCAAGGTCGTGATGGAACACATTACGACCTCGCAAGGCGTCGATTACGTCAAGGCCCACGACAAAGATCTGGCCGCCACGATCACGACGCATCACTTGGTGATCAACCGCAACCACATCCTCGCCGGGGGTATCCGCCCACATTACTACTGCCTGCCCGTGGCCAAGCGCGAGGAACACCGCCTCGCTCTGCGCGCCGCTGCAACCTCTGGCGATGCGCGCTTCTTTCTCGGGACCGACAGTGCGCCGCATACCGATCCGGCCAAGCTTCAGCCGTGCGGCTGCGCTGGCTGCTTTACTGCGCCCAACACCATGGCGATCCTCGCGCATGTCTTTAACGAGGACGGCGCGCTAGAGTGGCTTGAATCCTTTACCTCGCTGAACGGCCCCGCCTTTTATGGATTGCCGCCAAATGAGGGCACGATCACGTTGCTCAAAGAAGCCCAAGACATGCTCATGCCCACCCATATCAAAACCGAGGACGGCCCGGTCACGATCTTCGATCCTGGCTTCACCCCCGGTTGGCATGTCTCGGATGTGTCTTTTGGCTAA
- a CDS encoding orotate phosphoribosyltransferase, protein MIPSSYPPADEIARLTARMLLEIGAVHFNATTPYIYSSGLPGPTYIDCRKLISYPRIRSTLMDFLAVTVMRNAGFEAFDNIAGGETAGIPFAALMAERMALPMTYVRKKPKGHGRGARIEGTMIEGQRVLLVEDLTTDGGSKIGFVDAIRETGATCAHTAVIFYYGIFPDTVQTLADHGVALHHLCTWWDVLAEARAQGTFDDETLREVEAFLKAPRAWQDARA, encoded by the coding sequence ATGATCCCCTCCTCCTATCCGCCCGCCGATGAAATCGCCCGCCTGACAGCGCGGATGTTGCTGGAAATCGGCGCCGTGCATTTTAATGCTACGACGCCCTACATCTATTCATCCGGCCTGCCCGGCCCGACCTATATCGACTGCCGCAAGCTGATCTCGTACCCGCGTATCCGCAGCACGCTGATGGATTTTTTGGCGGTGACGGTCATGCGCAACGCGGGGTTTGAGGCGTTCGACAACATCGCAGGTGGCGAAACGGCGGGCATTCCCTTTGCCGCGCTGATGGCCGAACGCATGGCCCTGCCGATGACCTACGTGCGCAAAAAGCCCAAGGGCCACGGACGCGGCGCACGCATCGAGGGCACAATGATCGAGGGCCAGCGCGTGCTGCTGGTCGAGGATCTGACCACTGATGGCGGCTCAAAAATCGGTTTTGTCGATGCGATCCGCGAAACTGGCGCGACCTGCGCACACACCGCCGTCATCTTTTACTACGGCATTTTTCCCGATACGGTTCAGACCCTTGCCGATCATGGCGTCGCGCTGCACCACCTATGCACATGGTGGGACGTGCTGGCCGAGGCCCGCGCGCAAGGCACGTTCGACGACGAGACCCTGCGCGAGGTCGAGGCGTTTCTTAAGGCACCCCGCGCATGGCAGGACGCGCGCGCCTAG
- a CDS encoding replicative DNA helicase, with protein MNEIIKFNATGSAAGAEVQSPDTMPHSIEAEQQLLGAILTNNDVFDRIASIIGPQHFYDPVHSRIYETAAARIAKNNLASPVTIKAFMEEDEGLKELGGPAYLVNLAGAAISTYAVRDYAQMIYDLAIRRELITLGHDIAGKAARMEVDSEPKDQIVEAEQMLYKLSEQGQTDSGFQSFLKAVSDAVNVANAAYQREGGLAGVSTGLVDMDKKLGGLHKSDLLILAGRPSMGKTSLATNLAFNIAKAYRRGTLPDGTEGSVEGGVVGFYSLEMSAEQLAARVLSEASEVPSDQIRRGDLTEGEFRRFVDAAKQLESCPLFIDDTPALPISQLAARARRLKRTHGLDVLIVDYLQLVRGTGRSENRVNEISEITMGLKAIAKELDIPVIALSQLSRQVENREDKRPQLSDLRESGSIEQDADVVMFVFREEYYAEREKPSDEKLDEMAAWQERMERLHGKAEVIIGKQRHGPIGTIELSFEGRFTRFGNLVQPWQNGGGNEQEF; from the coding sequence ATGAACGAGATCATCAAATTCAACGCCACGGGCAGCGCCGCCGGAGCTGAGGTTCAAAGCCCCGACACGATGCCCCACTCCATCGAGGCCGAGCAGCAATTGCTGGGCGCGATTTTGACCAATAACGATGTGTTTGACCGCATCGCGTCCATCATCGGTCCCCAGCATTTCTACGACCCGGTCCACTCGCGCATCTATGAGACAGCAGCGGCGCGCATCGCCAAGAACAACCTTGCCTCTCCCGTTACCATAAAGGCGTTTATGGAAGAGGACGAAGGCCTCAAGGAGCTGGGCGGACCGGCCTATCTGGTCAACCTCGCGGGCGCGGCCATCAGCACCTATGCGGTGCGCGACTATGCCCAGATGATCTATGATCTGGCGATTCGCCGCGAACTGATAACCCTTGGCCACGACATCGCCGGCAAGGCTGCGCGCATGGAAGTGGACAGCGAGCCAAAGGATCAGATCGTCGAGGCCGAGCAGATGCTCTACAAACTGAGCGAGCAGGGCCAGACGGACAGCGGATTTCAAAGCTTTCTCAAGGCAGTATCAGACGCTGTTAATGTCGCCAACGCCGCCTATCAGCGTGAGGGCGGTTTGGCAGGCGTTTCCACCGGCCTCGTCGATATGGACAAGAAGCTAGGCGGCCTGCACAAATCTGACCTTCTGATCCTCGCCGGTCGTCCGTCGATGGGCAAAACGTCGCTGGCAACCAACCTCGCATTCAACATCGCCAAGGCCTATCGGCGCGGCACACTGCCCGATGGCACCGAAGGATCGGTAGAAGGCGGCGTCGTCGGCTTCTACTCGCTGGAAATGAGCGCCGAACAGTTGGCGGCGCGCGTGCTCTCTGAGGCCTCCGAAGTGCCGTCTGATCAGATCAGGCGTGGTGATTTGACCGAGGGCGAATTTCGCCGCTTTGTCGATGCTGCTAAACAGCTGGAATCCTGCCCTCTTTTCATCGACGACACGCCCGCCCTGCCGATCAGCCAACTGGCAGCACGCGCGCGTCGGCTTAAGCGGACGCATGGTCTGGACGTGCTGATCGTCGACTATCTTCAACTGGTGCGCGGCACCGGGCGTAGCGAGAACCGCGTGAACGAGATTTCCGAGATCACCATGGGGCTCAAGGCGATTGCCAAGGAACTGGACATCCCCGTGATCGCCCTATCGCAGCTGTCGCGGCAGGTTGAAAACCGCGAGGACAAACGTCCGCAACTGTCGGATCTGCGCGAATCAGGCTCGATCGAGCAGGACGCCGACGTGGTGATGTTCGTTTTCCGCGAGGAGTATTATGCCGAGCGCGAAAAGCCGTCGGACGAAAAGCTGGATGAAATGGCCGCTTGGCAGGAACGGATGGAACGCCTGCACGGCAAGGCTGAGGTCATCATCGGCAAGCAGCGCCACGGTCCCATCGGCACGATCGAACTTAGCTTCGAGGGCCGCTTTACCCGCTTTGGCAATCTGGTCCAGCCATGGCAAAACGGCGGCGGCAACGAGCAGGAATTCTGA
- the alr gene encoding alanine racemase: MSTATLTIDLNAITANWSALSSMGRAEAGAVVKADAYGLGAARVSRALAKAGARTFFVAVAEEGATLRESLGPGPVIYVMSGHMAGDADMLGDMGLTPILNSLEQMIRHIEALPGHEFGLQLDTGMNRLGMEPTEWAAVRDIALAQNPRLIISHLASADVRDSDMNRQQLARFREMTAGLDCPLSLANTGGIVLDRAFHFDVTRPGIGLYGGLPFEDAQPVVSLDIPVIQCRDVAAGEVVGYGGAWTAERPSRIATIGAGYADGLFRALGGQQTAVWAEDVRCPFAGRVSMDMIGIDVTDAPGDPKTVSLLGRHQGVDALAECAGTISYEILTALGARYARRYLGG, from the coding sequence ATGAGCACTGCGACACTTACCATCGATCTGAACGCAATCACCGCCAATTGGTCGGCCCTGTCGTCCATGGGTCGGGCCGAAGCTGGCGCCGTGGTCAAGGCCGACGCCTACGGCCTTGGTGCCGCGCGCGTCAGTCGTGCGCTGGCCAAGGCAGGCGCGCGCACCTTCTTCGTCGCCGTCGCCGAGGAAGGTGCGACTTTGCGTGAATCGCTGGGACCCGGTCCGGTGATCTACGTCATGTCGGGCCATATGGCCGGAGATGCGGACATGCTGGGTGACATGGGGCTCACACCGATCCTAAATTCGCTCGAACAGATGATCCGCCACATCGAGGCTCTGCCGGGCCATGAATTCGGCTTGCAGCTCGATACCGGCATGAACCGTCTGGGGATGGAGCCCACCGAATGGGCTGCCGTGCGCGACATCGCGCTGGCACAGAACCCCCGGCTGATTATCAGCCATCTCGCCTCTGCGGACGTGCGCGACTCGGACATGAATCGCCAGCAACTCGCGCGTTTCCGCGAGATGACGGCAGGGTTAGATTGTCCGCTGAGTCTGGCCAATACGGGCGGTATCGTGTTGGATCGGGCCTTTCATTTCGACGTGACCCGACCGGGGATTGGCCTATATGGCGGGCTACCGTTCGAGGACGCGCAGCCGGTCGTGTCACTCGACATTCCCGTCATTCAGTGCCGTGACGTCGCGGCCGGTGAGGTTGTCGGCTATGGTGGGGCATGGACGGCAGAGCGCCCCAGCCGCATCGCCACAATTGGCGCAGGCTATGCCGATGGCCTGTTTCGCGCACTCGGCGGTCAGCAAACGGCAGTCTGGGCCGAGGATGTGCGCTGTCCCTTTGCGGGGCGCGTGTCGATGGACATGATTGGCATCGACGTGACCGACGCGCCGGGCGATCCCAAGACAGTCTCGCTGTTGGGTCGCCATCAGGGTGTTGATGCGCTGGCGGAGTGCGCAGGCACGATCAGCTACGAGATACTGACCGCGCTGGGGGCGCGTTATGCGCGGCGTTACTTGGGCGGATGA